A stretch of Lathyrus oleraceus cultivar Zhongwan6 chromosome 6, CAAS_Psat_ZW6_1.0, whole genome shotgun sequence DNA encodes these proteins:
- the LOC127094578 gene encoding uncharacterized protein LOC127094578, whose amino-acid sequence MDMNNMKGKVDQMLEARLAQSKNNFQHGVTENVGSSSGFTVITNPMYDPLSNYNPPQVNIPTQSQLMPLTNPDVERLHALEERVQEMDVNDNFRLDMCLVPGLIIPSKFKLPNFEKYKGDSCPRHHLVIFFRKMASYTHNDKLMIHCFQDSLIGASLSWYMKLKRSHIQSWEDLANAFLKQYNYNLDMAPDRRQLQSLSQKSNESFKGYAQRWRELAAQVQPPLLDKELVDLFMDTLQSPYIERVVGNALSDFAHLVTIGERIESALKSGRI is encoded by the coding sequence ATGGATATGAACAACATGAAAGGAAAGGTAGACCAGATGTTGGAGGCTAGGCTAGCCCAATCTAAGAACAATTTTCAACATGGTGTCACAGAGAATGTTGGTTCCTCATCAGGCTTTACTGTAATTACCAACCCAATGTATGACCCTCTGTCTAACTATAATCCTCCACAAGTGAACATTCCTACTCAATCCCAGTTGATGCCATTGACCAATCCTGATGTTGAAAGGCTTCATGCCCTTGAGGAGAGAGTCCAAGAAATGGATGTAAATGACAATTTTAGGCTTGATATGTGCTTAGTACCAGGCCTAATAATCCCCTCGAAATTCAAATTACCCAACTtcgagaagtacaaaggggatagttgTCCAAGGCACCATTTGGTGATCTTCTTCCGAAAAATGGCATCATATACACACAATGACAAGCTGATGATTCACtgttttcaagacagtttgattgGAGCATCATTGAGTTGGTATATGAAATTGAAAAGAAGCCATATTCAGTCATGGGAAGACTTAGCCAATGCTTTTTTGAAGCAGTACAActacaacttggacatggctccagaccGAAGGCAGCTGCAAAGCTTATCCCAAAAGAGCAACGAATCTTTCAAAGGATATGCACAACgatggagagaattggcagcCCAAGTGCAACCACCACTCTTGGATAAGGAATTGGTTGACTTGTTTATGGATACCTTGCAGAGTCCTTACATTGAAAGGGTGGTAGGCAATGCGTTATCAGACTTCGCCCACTTAGTGAcaattggagaacgcatcgagaGTGCCCTAAAAAGCGGAAGAATCTAA